From Triticum aestivum cultivar Chinese Spring chromosome 4A, IWGSC CS RefSeq v2.1, whole genome shotgun sequence, a single genomic window includes:
- the LOC123081943 gene encoding uncharacterized protein, translating into MEGAGGPVVADLRRDIAAACEQRITQDRAHTMATYAFSDAVLSARSLAEHSVAHRGTRLPRRHSSSVQVYIKNQKTRAYSKRFQVHFKRRRWGRPTIGPG; encoded by the exons ATGGAAGGGGCGGGAGGGCCCGTGGTCGCGGATCTACGCCGGGACATTGCGGCGGCGTGCGAGCAGCGGATCACGCAGGACCGTGCCCACACCATGGCCACCTatgccttctccgacgccgtcctctccGCTCGCTCGCTCGCCGAGCATAGCGTCGCGCACCGAGGAACGCGCCTCCCCCGACGTCATTCCTCTTCCGTTCAG GTGTACATCAAGAACCAGAAGACAAGGGCGTACTCCAAGCGTTTCCAAGTCCATTTCAAGAGAAGGCGTT GGGGAAGACCGACTATAGGGCCAGGCTGA